ACGGTTGAGATAAAATTTTTGGCCTCGCTAATTCTCGAGTTCAAAGCGTTGAAATTGGAGTTTCTTTCTGTAACGAGAGTGCGTCCAGATTTTCGGAGTTTTGAGTAATTCATTTTTCGAAAAGCCCGCCGAAAATCCGGCAACGCCGCACGAAACTCGCAGCTTGCGCATATCAAAACGAGTTCAGCGGATGCATCATCCACATCGTCAGAGCAAACATGGCGTCTGCTTCGGTAGGTGTTTTGTACACGTCGGAGCCTTCTGCTTGGAATGTGGCTTGATGACAGTTGATATTATAACCCAGGCCGAGCTTGCTGTTGATCCTTTAAACGGACTGTTGACGTTTCTGTTGTGATTATTCGGCTGAGCACGTGTAGACGGAAAGAGAAcacttgaaaataaagtcgTTCGCTCAGTATCGACGAGCCGAAAAAGCTGTTGTGTGCCCACCTGCGCTTTGCCTGAATCCGAAACTCGCTTTGATAGTGacgtgtatgtatacacatgaaaaatgtcgagccCGGTTGCTACAGATTGCTCCATTAGAGATTTGCCGGTCGTGCACCTAGTTTGTAATGCTAGCTCGGGCTTTTTGCGCTTCGCCGGCCGCAAATGACACACGCGTTTTTATTCTTGCTTTCTTGTTTCACTGCTCGTCTAGCTTAGTAGATCATTTTTCTGTTGGTCGGATATCCAAGGTTCTCTGCTCTGCGTGTATGGCAGATTTTGATTTTGTTTAAGTTGTAAAGCTGTTTGATTGTACAGGATTTCACTTGTTGCACACTTTATGAATCTAGCAAAAATCGGTTAGATTTGCGTTGTACAAGAGTTTGGATACAGGTAGTATTTGGTCCGACCAGTGTTGTTTATTGACATTGCTGTctctttgatatttttaatgctTGCAGCAATGAAATaaacttttattacatgttGCATTAGTTtctaaacttttatttttgtgtgTATTAACTTTTATGCTCGAACATTGAtttgataatattttgataatatATTTGCTTGTCATTgtgttttataaatatgtatttataagTTGCTGTGCTATAGCAAAGAACTCTTTTCTAATCGTATCATCCTTAAAGGTGCCTCTGCTCATGGATGACGATACGATTGCTTTTGGAGAAGAAGATGAGGCGCAAAAAGGAAAACTTACGTAAGATGCCAACACTGTGaagttaaaaaagttttataaagaaattaacatcaaataatataattgtagGCATCCATATGTTACAATGTTCCATTTGGGCTTCCGAGCTTTGGCCCTAGTCACATACCTGTTCTGTGGATTTTGGTCCAGCAGCTTCATAGGTAGTTTTGTATCCGTTGTTCTATTGTTGTCAATGGATTTCTGGACAGTTAAGAATATAACTGGAAGACTGATGGTGGGCTTGAGATGGTGGAACTATGTTGATGACAATGGTGTGAGCCATTGGGTATTTGAATCAAGAAAGGTTCAGTAAATTTCTTCATTGAAACATCTACTAAGTCAGCTCTAATctttctatataaaatcaatcACGCTCGGACTATGTCACCTAATTAACATAAACCATAAGCAGTTCAAGGAATTTCAACTTTCATTCTCTGTGTCCTTGACACTTTCATGAGCAAAGATTTTGTTCACCCACGTAGATTTATTGTATTGTGAAAGAATAAGTGAGATcatctttttaaatatttagaataGTTTCATAA
The sequence above is a segment of the Nasonia vitripennis strain AsymCx chromosome 3, Nvit_psr_1.1, whole genome shotgun sequence genome. Coding sequences within it:
- the LOC100121266 gene encoding uncharacterized Golgi apparatus membrane protein-like protein CG5021 isoform X4; protein product: MASASVPLLMDDDTIAFGEEDEAQKGKLTHPYVTMFHLGFRALALVTYLFCGFWSSSFIGSFVSVVLLLSMDFWTVKNITGRLMVGLRWWNYVDDNGVSHWVFESRKNRINPAESRIFWLALIISPLLWCIFSLVALFGFKAKWLLLATIGGILNGANLYGYVKCKMGGDKNISSATSEFFKKQVIQNMATMMTRSPPTGNFNQPTNII
- the LOC100121266 gene encoding uncharacterized Golgi apparatus membrane protein-like protein CG5021 isoform X3, which produces MASASVPLLMDDDTIAFGEEDEAQKGKLTHPYVTMFHLGFRALALVTYLFCGFWSSSFIGSFVSVVLLLSMDFWTVKNITGRLMVGLRWWNYVDDNGVSHWVFESRKGAQQNRINPAESRIFWLALIISPLLWCIFSLVALFGFKAKWLLLATIGGILNGANLYGYVKCKMGGDKNISSATSEFFKKQVIQNMATMMTRSPPTGNFNQPTNII